The Lathyrus oleraceus cultivar Zhongwan6 chromosome 5, CAAS_Psat_ZW6_1.0, whole genome shotgun sequence genome includes the window GCAGTGTGCTGATCATAATCTAGTCTATTCCATTTTGTACTAGTGTCTAGTTTAAAAGTAGGAATGAATTGAATATTTGAAATGACGCATATTGATAATTATATACTATGGACGGTTAAAATTGTATGCTTATGACCTGATACTTTACATGTAATATCGTTTGATTAGATCCAACAATAAGAGATGCAATGGAGATCAAAATTGCAAAATCCTCGATTGGAACGAGGGTCCATATGTTCACCATATATTTTTACATGATTTTAGATATTTGACATTTTCTCGTAGGTCTTACAAGCGGTTGTAAAATTTGTTTGAACATATTTATTATTTTGTAAGATTATCATCattaagttttaaaaaaaaaatcatgtggCATCTACTATCAAAAATGTTTTAAAGTCGATATAAATTATATCTATGTTATCAAAtatttattttacattttataCTTAAATTATAATTATATAAAAATGATATTTGCATAATTCACGTGTTTGTATGGCACATATGAGAAATCTAATCCAAAATATTGATAAGTTAGAAAATACATttttttatacaatttttataataaaTCAATATCATTTTTTAGAAGATTTAATCTGATTGAATAATTTCTATAGTTAAGACAGAATCACATAAGGGACTCTAAAAGATTCAATAAAACATAATGGACCCATCATTTTCATAAGACATAATGGacccatcattttcataacatTGAACCAATTGAAATCTCAGACTTCaacaaatgaaaaaagaaaaactcTAATCATAAGATGAAGAATGTTAATCAGAACAGAACATTTTTTATCAAGCAAATACATAAGTTACAAAAATATATTGGTCATCATTTATACTCAACACAAATTATATTCGTTGTTGGAAGTATAATAAGCTGGAAGCCGTTTGAATGATCCACGGTTTTTAATTTCTGAGCGAACCCGTTTTAAGAAGTTTATTTGGCGACTAACTATATCAGTGTGCTGATCATAATCTAGAGTAACTATAGCAGTGTGCTGATCATTATCTAGTCTATTCCATTTTGTACTAGTGTCTAGTTTAAAAGTATGAATGAATTGAATATTTGAAATGACGCATATTGATAATTATATACTATGGACGGTTAAAATTGTATGCTTATGACCTGATACTTTACATGTAATATCGTTTGATTAGATCCAACAATAAGAGATGCAATGGAGATCAAAATTGCAAAATCCTCGTTTGGAATGAGGGTCCATATGTTCCCCATGTATTTTTACATGATGTTCGATATTTGACATTTTCTCGTAAGTCTTACGAGCGGTTGTAAAATTTGTTTGAACATATTTATTATTTTGTAAGATTATCATCATTaagttttttaaaaaaatatcatgTGGCATCTACTATCACAAATGTTTTAAAGTCGATATAAATTATATCTATGTTatcaaatatttatttatttattttacattttataCTTAAATTATAATTATATAAAAATGATATTTGCATAATTCACGTGTTTGTATGGCACATATGAGAAATCTAATCCAAAATATTGATAAGTTAGAAAATACATTTGttttatacaatttttataataaaCTAGTACCATTTTTTAGATGATTTAATCTGATTGAGTAATTTCTATAGTTAAGACAGAATCACATAGGGGACTCTAAAAGATTCAATAAAACATAATGGacccatcattttcataacatTGAACCAATTGAAATATCAGACTTCaacaaatgaaaaaagaaaaactcTAATCATAGATGAAGAATGCTAATCAGAACAGAACATTTTTTATCAAGCAAATACATAAGTTACAAGAATATATTGATCATCATTTATACTCAATACAAATTATATTCGTTGTAAGCTGGAAGCCGTTTGAATGATCCACGGTTTTTAATTTCTGAGCGGACCGGTTTTAAGAAGTTTATTTGGCGACTAACTATATCAGTGTGCTGATCATAATCTAGAGTAACTATAGCAGTGTGCTGATCATAATCTAGTCTATTCCATTTTATACTAGTGTCTAATTTAAAAGTAGGAATGAATTGAATATTTGAAATGACGCATATCGATAATTATATACTATGGACGGTTAAAATTGTATGCTTATGACCTGATACTTTACATGTAATATCGTTTGATTAGATCCAACAATAAGAGATGCAATGGAGATCAAAATTGCAAAATCCTCGGTTGGAATGAGGGTCCATATGTTCCCCATGTATTTTTACATGATTTTCGATATTTGACATTTTCTCGTAGGTCTTACAAGCGTTTTACATTTTATACTTAAATTATAATTATATAAAAATGGTATTTGCATAATTCACGTGTTTGTATGGCACATATGAGAAATCTAATCCAAAATATTGATAAGTTagaaaatacattttttttatacaatttttataataaaCCAGTACCATTTTTTAGATGATTTAATCTGATCGAGTAATTTCTATAGTTAAGACAGAATCACATAAGGGACTCTAAAAGATTCAATAAAACATAATGGACCCATCATTTACAAGACATAATGGacccatcattttcataacatTGAACCAATTGAAATCTTAGACTTCaacaaatgaaaaaagaaaaactcTAATCATAAGATGAAGAATGTTAATCAGAACAGAACATTTTTTATCAAGCAAATACATAAGTTACAAGAATAATATATTGATCATCATTTATACTCAATACCAATTATATTCGTTGTTGGAAGTATAATAAGCTGGAAGCCGTTTGAATGATCCACGGTTTTTAATTTCTGAGCGGACCCGTTTTAAGAAGTTTATTTGGCGACTAACTATATCAGTGTGTTGATCATAATCTAGAGTAACTATAGCAGTGTGCTGATCATAATCTAGTCTATTCCATTTTGTACTAGTGTCTAGTTTAAAAGTAGGAATGAATTGAATATTTGAAATGACGCATATTGATAATTATATACTATGGACGGTTAAAATTGTATGCTTATGACCTGATACTTTACATGTAATATCGTTTGATTAGATCCAACAATAAGAGATGCAATGGAGATCAAAATTGCAAAATCCTCGATTGGAACGAGGGTCCATATGTTCACCATATATTTTTACATGATTTTAGATATTTGACATTTTCTCGTAGGTCTTACAAGCGGTTGTAAAATTTGTTTGAACATATTTATTATTTTGTAAGATTATCATCattaagttttaaaaaaaaaatcatgtggCATCTACTATCAAAAATGTTTTAAAGTCGATATAAATTATATCTATGTTATCAAAtatttattttacattttataCTTAAATTATAATTATATAAAAATGATATTTGCATAATTCACGTGTTTGTATGGCACATATGAGAAATCTAATCCAAAATATTGATAAGTTAGAAAATACATttttttatacaatttttataataaaTCAATATCATTTTTTAGAAGATTTAATCTGATTGAATAATTTCTATAGTTAAGACAGAATCACATAAGGGACTCTAAAAGATTCAATAAAACATAATGGACCCATCATTTTCATAAGACATAATGGacccatcattttcataacatTGAACCAATTGAAATCTCAGACTTCaacaaatgaaaaaagaaaaactcTAATCATAAGATGAAGAATGTTAATCAGAACAGAACATTTTTTATCAAGCAAATACATAAGTTACAAAAATATATTGGTCATCATTTATACTCAACACAAATTATATTCGTTGTTGGAAGTATAATAAGCTGGAAGCCGTTTGAATGATCCACGGTTTTTAATTTCTGAGCGAACCCGTTTTAAGAAGTTTATTTGGCGACTAACTATATCAGTGTGCTGATCATAATCTAGAGTAACTATAGCAGTGTGCTGATCATTATCTAGTCTATTCCATTTTGTACTAGTGTCTAGTTTAAAAGTATGAATGAATTGAATATTTGAAATGACGCATATTGATAATTATATACTATGGACGGTTAAAATTGTATGCTTATGACCTGATACTTTACATGTAATATCGTTTGATTAGATCCAACAATAAGAGATGCAATGGAGATCAAAATTGCAAAATCCTCGTTTGGAATGAGGGTCCATATGTTCCCCATGTATTTTTACATGATGTTCGATATTTGACATTTTCTCGTAAGTCTTACGAGCGGTTGTAAAATTTGTTTGAACATATTTATTATTTTGTAAGATTATCATCATTaagttttttaaaaaaatatcatgTGGCATCTACTATCACAAATGTTTTAAAGTCGATATAAATTATATCTATGTTatcaaatatttatttatttattttacattttataCTTAAATTATAATTATATAAAAATGATATTTGCATAATTCACGTGTTTGTATGGCACATATGAGAAATCTAATCCAAAATATTGATAAGTTAGAAAATACATTTGttttatacaatttttataataaaCTAGTACCATTTTTTAGATGATTTAATCTGATTGAGTAATTTCTATAGTTAAGACAGAATCACATAGGGGACTCTAAAAGATTCAATAAAACATAATGGacccatcattttcataacatTGAACCAATTGAAATATCAGACTTCaacaaatgaaaaaagaaaaactcTAATCATAGATGAAGAATGCTAATCAGAACAGAACATTTTTTATCAAGCAAATACATAAGTTACAAGAATATATTGATCATCATTTATACTCAATACAAATTATATTCGTTGTAAGCTGGAAGCCGTTTGAATGATCCACGGTTTTTAATTTCTGAGCGGACCGGTTTTAAGAAGTTTATTTGGCGACTAACTATATCAGTGTGCTGATCATAATCTAGAGTAACTATAGCAGTGTGCTGATCATAATCTAGTCTATTCCATTTTATACTAGTGTCTAATTTAAAAGTAGGAATGAATTGAATATTTGAAATGACGCATATCGATAATTATATACTATGGACGGTTAAAATTGTATGCTTATGACCTGATACTTTACATGTAATATCGTTTGATTAGATCCAACAATAAGAGATGCAATGGAGATCAAAATTGCAAAATCCTCGGTTGGAATGAGGGTCCATATGTTCCCCATGTATTTTTACATGATTTTCGATATTTGACATTTTCTCGTAGGTCTTACAAGCGTTTTACATTTTATACTTAAATTATAATTATATAAAAATGGTATTTGCATAATTCACGTGTTTGTATGGCACATATGAGAAATCTAATCCAAAATATTGATAAGTTagaaaatacattttttttatacaatttttataataaaCCAGTACCATTTTTTAGATGATTTAATCTGATCGAGTAATTTCTATAGTTAAGACAGAATCACATAAGGGACTCTAAAAGATTCAATAAAACATAATGGACCCATCATTTACAAGACATAATGGacccatcattttcataacatTGAACCAATTGAAATCTTAGACTTCaacaaatgaaaaaagaaaaactcTAATCATAAGATGAAGAATGTTAATCAGAACAGAACATTTTTTATCAAGCAAATACATAAGTTACAAGAATAATATATTGATCATCATTTATACTCAATACCAATTATATTCGTTGTTGGAAGTATAATAAGCTGGAAGCCGTTTGAATGATCCACGGTTTTTAATTTCTGAGCGGACCCGTTTTAAGAAGTTTATTTGGCGACTAACTATATCAGTGTGTTGATCATAATCTAGAGTAACTATAGCAGTGTGCTGATCATAATCTAGTCTATTCCATTTTGTACTAGTGTCTAGTTTAAAAGTAGGAATGAATTGAATATTTGAAATGACGCATATTGATAATTATATACTATGGACGGTTAAAATTGTATTCTTATGACCTGATACTTTACATGTAATATCGTTTGATTAGATCCAACAATAAGAGATGCAATGGAGATCAAAATTGCAAAATCCTCGATTGGAACGAGGGTCCATATGTTCACCATATATTTTTACATGATTTTAGATATTTGACATTTTCTCGTAGGTCTTACAAGCGGTTGTAAAATTTGTTTGAACATATTTATTATTTTGTAAGATTATCATCattaagttttaaaaaaaaaatcatgtggCATCTACTATCAAAAATGTTTTAAAGTCGATATAAATTATATCTATGTTATCAAAtatttattttacattttataCTTAAATTATAATTATATAAAAATGATATTTGCATAATTCACGTGTTTGTATGGCACATATGAGAAATCTAATCCAAAATATTGATAAGTTAGAAAATACATttttttatacaatttttataataaaTCAATATCATTTTTTAGAAGATTTAATCTGATTGAATAATTTCTATAGTTAAGACAGAATCACATAAGGGACTCTAAAAGATTCAATAAAACATAATGGACCCATCATTTTCATAAGACATAATGGacccatcattttcataacatTGAACCAATTGAAATCTCAGACTTCaacaaatgaaaaaagaaaaactcTAATCATAAGATGAAGAATGTTAATCAGAACATATCATTTTTTATCATTTATACTCAATACAAATTATATTCGTTGTTGGAAGTATAATAAGCTGGAAGCCGTTTGAATGATCCACGGTTTTTAATTTTTGAGCGGACCCGTTTTAAGAAGTTTATTTGGCGACTAACTATATCAGTGTGCTGATCATAATCTAGAGTAACTATAGCAGTGTGCTGATCATAATCTAGTCTATTCCATTTTGTACTAGTGTCTGCTTCATTGGGAGCCTTGTTATCCGTGTTTGTTTGCAATGAATCAATATTTGAGTCTTTCAAATTTTGATCTGAATTGAAGTTTACTATTGAATCAATAAAATGATTGCAATCCAGATAATCTGGAACGGACGGACAAGGATCAATCGGAGGAGACGGAACCGACTTGTCAACAGGGTCAATCGGAGGACACGGAACCGACATGTCAACATACTCTAATGAGGGAAGTTGCGGCCAGTTACACTGTTGCGGTAAATTTTGGAATGAAGGGGGCTCAAACCCCATGGACCCATATATGGGCTCAGGATAAGAGATATTTGACGCGTCATGAAAACCAGGTATAGGATTATCATATCCATGAAAAAGGTTGGTGTCAAGAATCGGATCACATGGAGTAGACAACATAGCATATTGGCTATACTCATCAAATACTTCCGGGTCAGCAGCACTACTGCCACTGAACAAATATCTTCGCTGCACTACTGCACTAGGCATGGATAAGGTATTATGAGACGGATCTGAGTACCGTCCAACCAAGTCACTTATTGGTTTGTAATCTTGAATATCAAAAAATGGTGGCAACATATCTGGGCTGAATTTGTAATATTTAAGGTCCAAGTCAGTTATATCCAAGTTAAAGGTTTCTGTTTCAACTTGCTGGCTGGATTCATTTGCCAATGCCTCAGCACTTTCTTGACTGCCATTTATTGCAGGTTTTGATGTTATCTCTTCAGGATAGATTGGTAAGCCAGCTCGTTGCCGTTTCTTAGATCTTGCGTACCAAAAGTTCTTTATCTCGTTATCTGTACGTCCAGGCAActgaaaagaaaagaaagaggaATAAGCAAGGCAATTATACCTGAAAGAACATGTAAATAACGAGCTCGGTGACATGATACACGCAAACAAATAAGTTAAGTTATTACGAACCAAGGCAGCCATTTGAGCCCACTTGCTTCCTTTCCGAAAGTGGAAATCGAGGATTTTGCTTTCTTCTTCAGCAGTAAATGGACCCCTTTTCAGTCCCGGCCTCAAGTGATTAAACCACCGGAGACGACAGCTTTTCCCACAGCGAGCAAGTCCGGATTCCTTTTGGACCGCATTCCAGTTTCCCTCTCCATGCTTTTTAATATGATCTACCAAAATTTCATCCTCTTCCTTTGTCCATGGACCTTTCTTTAGAGCAACTTCTCCCCCTCCCGCGTTATCTCTTTGATCAGCTTCCTCCCCCGATAATACTGCCCGGCTATCTTTCATTAGAGTACCTTCCCCTCCTTCCGCGTTACCTCTTTGATCAGCTTCTTCCACCGGTAATACCGACCGGCTACGCTTTGGGCTTTTGCCAACATCACCTCCACTTGATAAAAATGACTCTTTCCGTTTTGGCGTCGAAATGCTACTCATGATTCAATATATCTACAAAGTTAACAAAGTTTGAAAACTTTAGCACACATAATTAAACATACACATCTTTGATTTCTCAACTGCATAAAACAATAAAACTATTTTCTTTTCTAGAACATTCCACAATAGCAGATTTGAAAGAAGAAAGGAAAATGGATGTTTACCGATTGAAGATTCGACGATGAGGGGAAGACAGTGTTGATTGATGTATGAATTTATGAAGAATGTGTTTTGAGAAGATAAGAGAGAAGCAGTTTTTGATCGCATGCGATTAGGGCAACACACACTACCAAAACGCGTTTACCACTTACCCTAATTGAAGTCttttatttagtttaatttaatatttctttcacttttttatttaaaattaatcTGACACGTCTTCAATTAAATTTGATATCCTTATTTActaaattattattttttggattttctattatatttatttgaatttttcaaattttttaataaaaaataaataattttgaaacaaaattttaaaaaatatcaaaactttcaaaaacaaaattctaaaaaattcaatTTTTCTTTATATTCTCGGAAATTCGAAATTTCAGTAAATTAAAGCACTTTTCGAAATTTTCAATAAACGAcaacaatttttaaaaaatcGATAAAAAATTTCACTCGTATTTTTTACTCAAATTTATTCATGGATaatttgggaattataaaaataTGTGGGGTGTCAAATTTAATTGTGGGGTGACAAGATAAATGCTCAAATACTTTTGTTAGTCGAATTAGTCATTTTCATCATATTTTGTAAAAAATCGTTAATTTCTGCTGACGTGGCTTGACAGCAAGACAACTCAGTTAAAAATTGAGTTAGCATAtgtatttaaaaaattaaaaaaattgcATTTTGTTTAAATTGAAGAGGTTTTGTTTTCGGATGTTAAAAACCTCCGCAAAATTTTTGTTATGAGTAAAAAAATAACAAGTTTTCTTCTGCAATTACACAAACCATGTAACTTCAGGAAACACAACAAATTGAGGATACAAGTATGTTCTTTAATGGTTCATGAACTAAGTTAAGATAGTTGGGTAAAAAATGATGAGTGACAAGACAACAAAGAATCCAACTCCAATTGAATAAACAAATATTCAAATCACTACGGATACTAAAtctaaaacaaaacaaaaaaatcacccaacatatttataaaaaaatagaCAAACCAAAATTAGTAGCTTTAAAAGCTTAGCATCTTCATCAACAGTATCAAAGAAAAAATTCCCCAGTTTAAGATCCATGGGCATAACACCAAGCGAGTGACAAGACTTCACAACCTTAACAATAGTCTTAATCAAAGTCACAACTTGTCTCTCACTATAATGACCATTTTGAACAATCTTATCATAAAAGTCACCTCCTTCAGAAAGCTGCATAACAATATGAACCACAGTAGAATCCTCATAAGTCCCTCTGATTCTAACAACATGTGAATGCTCTTTCCGTTTTGGCGTCGAAATGCTACTCATGATTCAATATATCTACAAAGTTAACAAAGTTTGAAAACTTTAGCACACATAATTAAACATACACATCTTTGATTTCTCAACTGCATAAAACAATAAAACTATTTTCTTTTCTAGAACATTCCACAATAGCTCTCTTTTTTCATATGCGTTTTCCATATCAATCATTTACAAGCTCAAGTAATAAAATAATTGAAGTTTGTATATTCATTATGTAACTACAAAAATCTCGAATTAAACCCTAGCATTATTAATCCATAAACTATGAAGAAGAATTTCTCAATAAGgaatgaaataaaatagaaagaaACTATAAACAGAAAGAAATTGTAAAACCTGAAAAAAACCGTCCCCGACCCAATCAACAAGGAATTTCTATTTATAGTTTGTGGATTCAGATTTGGGTTTGGGGGAGGTTAAAACCGTCCCCgacccgccccgttgccatgcctaCTTCTGATGAGGTTGCCAGAGATATTTCAAGTTTACACGCCCTATCTAGTCAATTATCAGGTCGTTCTCTCTGTATTTCTTAGGCTTACAAACAACATAACTTCCAAATTCTTATCGATAGTGGAAGTACTCACAACTTCATCAAACCATCGTTGGTAGAGCGTATTTGCTTGTCAGTGACTTCCTGTCCACAGTTTCGGGTCGCAACAGGCTATGGTACCTTCTTGGTGTGTAACTTATATTGTAAGGAAGATCCATTACTTATGCAAGGTGTGACGTTCTCTATGGATTTATTCATTTTAGACATTGAAGGCCCTGATGTTGTTTTGGGATTTCTATGGTTACAATTATTGGGGAAAGTTGCGCATGATGAGAATCAGCGATACAACCTGATTCATCCAAACAGGTTTAATAATGGGCCTTCTTGATTGGGTTGTCTCCACATTTGTTATTATGTCTCCATCACTTGACTCATCATTAGTGTCCTCTTGGCCCAATATTGCAGAACTCGTATCATAAgtcaaataaatttttaaaattgTCAGATCAGACTCAAAATAAAATCTTTGACATATAATAAACTAGACTTAAACCATAATTTTTTAGCCAATCATATACTAAAGTAAAATTAAGCTTGACCCGACTTATTCTCACTCTTAAGTATTTGTGATTAGAGAATTGTTCTTTCCTCTCGATTTTTTTCTATTAAAAAAAACTTTAATTTAGGTTATCATTATTCTCTCACTCTTAATTCTCATAGTTGAGTTTAGTTCATCATGCAACGAAGAGAGAAAAGCCCTGGTTTAAAGATCCTCTGGATTTGGACATTCGGAACCGCCGCTAGTACCTTTCTTCTACTTCAATTCCATCCTCAATCATTCTCCTCCACACAAATTACTCACACTCTTTCTTTTTTCTTGTTGCAGTACTCATTGCGAATGTGACGAGAACCGGAATACGGGACTTTCAATCTGCTATGAAAGCTGAAGAACAAgaacaacagcaacagcaacagaaTGATTTTGCAACGGTTGTTGATTCTCGTTTTCCGGAGGAGAGGATAATTGAAGACTAATTCAATTTGTATTGAGTGTTTGTGTTTTGATATTTACCGGCTTTTATTTTGTGATTGTGTTTAAACTTGTTGAGTATAAATGGGCACGCAAGGTGTTTGATGAATGTCCTAGCTGAAAACTTTACTCGGAAGCTGAAACTTATGTTTGTGGCTACTGTTAATTTCTTTTGTGCTGTTCtgaattttttaaatttatttagTTTCAGATTCATCCATGCATTGCGAAATTAACATCGTTATTGCCATTACTATTTGAATGTCATACTGAAACGGAAAGAAGAACCATGTTAACATTTTACTAGTTGAATGTCATTTTGATATACTTATTATATGAAAGCTAAATTGATATagttttataatatcaatgatCAAATTAGATATTTACTCTGCAATTACTATTTTTGAAATGATCAAATTAGATATTTACTCTGCAATTACTATTTTTGAAATTAGAGTGGTGTTAATGCTGAATAGACTTTAAATTAAAATAGAATTGCACTAAAGAGTTATAGTTAGAGATGTACAAAAAAGATGTTGTATTTGTTGGAATGATCGGGAATCAATTAGCCATCTCTTCATCTCTGTAGTACTGTTATCTTTGGAAAAAATGTGTTAGTGTCCGTGTTCGAAATTTATATTGATATTTGCGATtatgtttaatttattttttaaaatcattATTAATATCGACGTGTTAGTGTTGGTGTAATATTTTCGATATATGTGTTTCATAGTGCTAAAGATTTCAAGTTTAGGTATGGGACCATGCGGCCCGAGATTAACGATGTTTATTAAACTATATGCAAGGTTAAAGAGAAAATATCTCATGGCACAAGAAGTTGCTACAAAAAGATTATAATAAGATGAGTTAAAAAACTAATTTCAAACATTTCTTATTAAGTATTCATTATAATTGATTATACTTTGGTTTTAAAGATTTTTGCTAAGGCATAGTGATTTTAAAAGTAGTTTTAAAAACATATGAAGTTTGGAAATGTATGCGAGCGTGTCTTCCCCTAATGACACACTTAATATTACATATGAGTTTTTAGTATATAACATTATTTCTTGTTGATGTTTTTTAGCATTTGATTTTTTTCACCAATCACCAAAAACTTATTGTTTattgatttatttcaaaatttcttttttatttaatGATGTTTATGATATTTTTGATCTTTGTTATCGTCAAAACCTTGTTATACTTGTTCAGCCAATAAAATCACATGTATCTATCAAGAGCATATATTGTAGGTCTTCTTCCTAAGACGTGCAAAGTTGCCCTGCGACACATGCTACAATTTGGATATTGCCCCACTAGTTAAAGAATTTGTTGGAGATCGGAAACTTTGATAGGAGGAGTTTTATTCTCATTTTCTTCCATTGTGACCCTTAAATGTGGTTGTCTTACTTGTTAGAGTTTTGTTTAAATTTTCCatgtgtgtgagagagagagagcgatagagagagagagagattccCATATACAACGTCAATTGATTTGAGATGGGATTTTCGTGCTCATATATAGGGTGTGAATTGAGATCTAATGGTGAGTTCTTGCTGAGAGTCGGTGACGGGTGTAACACTATAAACCCCGAAACTTATATAAAAGAATTACTCGACAATTTAAGGTGTCACTACGAAAACTAACCAACAAAACTTTCAAAATATTTATCAACATCCATcgaaattaaaataataacaaCTTCAAATTAAACTTCTCAAATAAAGTATTAAACTTTAACAACATAATTCTATACCAACTTAAACACAACAAACGCCATGTTCCCGATGTTATAAGATCAGAGCACTAAAATCACTAAATTGCGATAAAACGATAAGCAAATGAAGAAAAGATCCAACAAGCAACCTTCCACTCACAACAACTTTACTCTTGACTATCTACAAGATGTCCATGATGGAAAATCTGAAGCAAAAGAGGTGAGAATAAACTTCATATAAAAACAGTGTAAAGAATGCAATGGTAGATAAACATATAACATATCATACATTCAATACACAATCAACACCATCACAATCTCACACCTAACTCACAATAATATACACATAGATGTAATGCAACTCACGACACAGCGTGACACTATGCATGTGATACCAACTCAAGATTTGGTTCTTTCAGGAACCAAGTCCCCCTTCTGAATTCGTGAGCCCCATTCTAAGCTCCAAGCCCCCTTCTAAGCTTGGGACAAGCCACTCTTCCCCCTTTCTAAACTAGCATACACGCCTCTTTCAACGACACGACACGATGATGCATGTCAATACAAATCAATGCAACAATAATAATAATGCTTATGGTCCCCCTTTTGACAATAACCAACATGCATTGACACATGATAGTAATTCCCCATTCTGAACTACTATTCGACTATCATAACAACAATGCATACAAGTATACAAACAGTCCCCCCTTCTGAACTGTTTACCATCATGTAAACAATACATAATTAATCATCATATAATCATGCAATTAATCATAACACTTTACATAATTCCGAACAGTACATGACAACATCCATTAATCACCAAAACGACACATTGTCACACAAATTAACTCG containing:
- the LOC127081477 gene encoding transcription factor MYB33, producing MSSISTPKRKESFLSSGGDVGKSPKRSRSVLPVEEADQRGNAEGGEGTLMKDSRAVLSGEEADQRDNAGGGEVALKKGPWTKEEDEILVDHIKKHGEGNWNAVQKESGLARCGKSCRLRWFNHLRPGLKRGPFTAEEESKILDFHFRKGSKWAQMAALLPGRTDNEIKNFWYARSKKRQRAGLPIYPEEITSKPAINGSQESAEALANESSQQVETETFNLDITDLDLKYYKFSPDMLPPFFDIQDYKPISDLVGRYSDPSHNTLSMPSAVVQRRYLFSGSSAADPEVFDEYSQYAMLSTPCDPILDTNLFHGYDNPIPGFHDASNISYPEPIYGSMGFEPPSFQNLPQQCNWPQLPSLEYVDMSVPCPPIDPVDKSVPSPPIDPCPSVPDYLDCNHFIDSIVNFNSDQNLKDSNIDSLQTNTDNKAPNEADTSTKWNRLDYDQHTAIVTLDYDQHTDIVSRQINFLKRVRSKIKNRGSFKRLPAYYTSNNEYNLY